A region of Candidatus Aramenus sp. CH1 DNA encodes the following proteins:
- a CDS encoding DUF87 domain-containing protein has protein sequence MEVNQEKLSFLVVIVLPIILAVVYKDLFFLLLSAISLILLVKRGLIDLGSLWFLGQSRPALAVEVDEGLVISGNEYISVVEVYDVPVSYRDVSELSLKNLIVSFYKVVNVGKQVDIIFRKKHVDIGKYKEKLINKAQNLRVIIESDPSNARARSELELVNNILERLNEGEIPFKYVIFVLVRSSSKEEALQISKVIIRGLEGLGLKARQASRADILDLLLLRELKGGSTALSLQVPFLTPFSVEKLPELEVRSEGVYLGNDIERNMPVFWNMEKAENPHTLVIGPSGSGKTEFLISMGSKIALQESIPVLFFDVKGDIKRRLKERKVPFKLLNPLLYSISMLELNSVHYTLRAIQLERIITNSFSLDRVYSSIIFHLLNSIFEEYASGKMQKLSWDLVEERAKDQFDEVTFLVLSKVIEMVKVADHEGPPLLNQISQGVNVIDLSLIKSEVLRRLIILSVLQDFYNKYSSTVDEGLRAVLVVDEAWTILRNEREEYPIVSDIVKRGRGFGISLLMATQNVEDLGDLVNVYLDNVGLLVVMNNGDKKFWNDTVKRFASITDQDVELRLSYMGRGEALVRFLGDPRPLIVKLHVLTAGPV, from the coding sequence ATGGAAGTAAATCAGGAGAAGTTGTCGTTCCTTGTAGTCATTGTCCTGCCCATAATTTTAGCCGTAGTCTATAAGGATCTGTTCTTCCTTTTGCTTTCCGCGATATCTTTAATTCTCCTTGTCAAAAGAGGACTCATAGACTTAGGCTCGCTTTGGTTTCTGGGGCAGTCTAGGCCGGCTCTAGCTGTTGAGGTAGACGAGGGACTAGTTATTAGCGGGAACGAGTACATAAGCGTCGTGGAGGTATACGACGTTCCGGTAAGCTACAGAGACGTCTCGGAACTAAGCCTCAAGAACCTCATCGTGTCGTTTTACAAGGTAGTGAACGTTGGCAAGCAAGTGGACATAATCTTTAGGAAAAAACATGTGGACATAGGAAAATATAAGGAAAAGCTCATTAATAAGGCTCAGAACTTGAGAGTGATTATTGAATCAGACCCCTCAAACGCTAGGGCTAGGAGTGAGTTAGAACTGGTAAACAACATCTTGGAAAGGCTTAACGAGGGCGAGATTCCTTTCAAATACGTCATCTTTGTCCTAGTGCGTTCGTCGAGCAAGGAAGAGGCGTTGCAGATTTCCAAGGTTATAATCAGAGGACTAGAAGGACTAGGCCTTAAGGCTAGACAGGCTAGTAGAGCTGATATACTAGACCTCCTGTTGCTCAGGGAGCTCAAGGGCGGTTCCACGGCGCTTTCATTGCAAGTCCCTTTTCTTACGCCCTTTTCAGTAGAGAAGCTACCAGAGCTGGAAGTGAGGTCGGAGGGAGTCTACTTAGGTAACGACATTGAGAGGAACATGCCCGTCTTCTGGAACATGGAAAAGGCTGAAAACCCTCACACGTTAGTCATAGGGCCCTCGGGTTCTGGAAAGACCGAGTTCCTCATTTCCATGGGCTCAAAAATAGCGTTGCAAGAATCTATTCCAGTACTGTTCTTTGACGTAAAGGGCGACATAAAGAGGAGATTAAAGGAGAGGAAGGTTCCATTCAAGTTGCTGAACCCTCTCCTGTATAGTATATCGATGTTGGAGCTAAACTCCGTACACTACACGCTAAGGGCAATACAGCTGGAGAGGATTATAACGAATTCGTTTTCTTTGGACAGGGTATACAGTTCAATAATCTTTCACCTCCTTAACTCCATATTTGAGGAATACGCCTCGGGAAAAATGCAGAAGTTGAGCTGGGACCTGGTGGAGGAAAGGGCCAAAGACCAGTTCGACGAAGTCACCTTCCTCGTCTTGTCAAAGGTCATCGAAATGGTTAAGGTGGCGGATCACGAAGGTCCCCCGTTGCTTAATCAGATCTCGCAGGGAGTTAACGTAATAGACCTAAGCCTTATTAAGTCAGAGGTCTTGAGGAGATTAATAATACTCTCTGTGCTACAGGATTTCTACAACAAGTATTCCTCCACTGTTGACGAGGGACTTAGGGCCGTTTTAGTGGTAGACGAAGCCTGGACCATATTAAGGAACGAGAGGGAGGAGTATCCAATTGTGTCGGACATTGTAAAGAGGGGAAGAGGCTTCGGAATATCGCTACTTATGGCAACGCAGAACGTGGAGGACCTTGGGGATCTGGTGAACGTCTACTTAGACAACGTGGGACTGCTTGTGGTGATGAATAACGGGGACAAGAAGTTCTGGAACGATACTGTGAAGAGGTTCGCTAGTATAACCGACCAAGATGTTGAGCTTAGGCTCTCCTACATGGGAAGGGGGGAAGCGCTAGTTAGGTTCTTGGGAGACCCCAGGCCATTGATCGTTAAATTACACGTGCTAACTGCTGGCCCTGTCTAG
- the argC gene encoding N-acetyl-gamma-glutamyl-phosphate reductase, translating to MIRVAVVGGSGYTGLELLRILAVHREVEVTMVTSREYAGKPISLVHPNLRGIYNMNFSDFSLDKIGDKADTVFLALPHTISLNYVPKLLEMGLQVVDLSADFRLKNPELYKVWYDIEHPYPDLLKKAVYGLPELHYEELKGAKLIASPGCNATATILALAPIVASGITSDLRFISDVKVSSSEGGAKPHEGSHHPERENAIRPYEATGHRHAAEAEQELSRLAGKEVKVSIIPHAVSSVRGALASAHVWTNTPLKEMDVWKRVAEFYRGRRFIRIIRGNVHPYPDPKYVIGSNFADVGFAVESRINRLTMFAAIDNLMKGAAGQAVQSFNISNGLSEDEGLRLPPLRPA from the coding sequence ATGATAAGAGTAGCAGTTGTCGGAGGTTCCGGTTACACGGGGCTCGAGCTCCTAAGAATACTCGCAGTCCACAGGGAAGTCGAAGTTACGATGGTAACATCGAGGGAGTACGCAGGCAAGCCCATCTCCTTAGTACACCCTAACTTAAGGGGAATCTACAACATGAACTTCAGCGACTTTTCGCTCGACAAGATAGGGGACAAGGCGGACACGGTGTTCCTAGCATTACCTCACACTATATCGCTGAATTACGTACCTAAGCTACTTGAAATGGGGTTGCAAGTGGTAGACCTCAGCGCAGACTTCAGGCTAAAGAACCCGGAGTTATACAAGGTCTGGTACGACATAGAGCACCCATATCCAGATCTCCTCAAAAAGGCGGTTTACGGCCTGCCTGAACTTCATTATGAGGAGCTCAAGGGCGCAAAGCTAATAGCGTCTCCTGGATGTAACGCCACAGCTACGATACTTGCCCTAGCCCCGATAGTGGCCTCCGGTATCACGAGCGATCTTAGGTTCATTAGCGACGTGAAGGTCTCAAGTAGTGAGGGAGGAGCTAAGCCACACGAAGGTTCGCACCACCCAGAGAGGGAGAACGCGATTAGACCTTACGAGGCTACGGGGCACAGACATGCAGCGGAGGCCGAACAGGAGCTTAGTAGGTTAGCTGGAAAAGAAGTTAAGGTCAGCATAATCCCCCATGCAGTGAGCAGTGTAAGAGGTGCTTTAGCTTCAGCTCACGTTTGGACGAACACTCCCTTAAAGGAGATGGACGTGTGGAAGAGAGTAGCCGAGTTCTACCGCGGTAGGAGGTTCATAAGAATAATAAGGGGAAACGTTCATCCGTACCCAGACCCGAAGTACGTAATAGGTAGCAACTTTGCCGACGTAGGTTTCGCTGTTGAGAGCAGAATCAACAGACTGACTATGTTTGCCGCAATCGACAACCTCATGAAGGGCGCTGCTGGACAAGCAGTGCAGAGCTTTAACATCTCCAACGGTCTAAGCGAGGACGAGGGACTAAGACTACCTCCACTGAGGCCTGCATAA
- a CDS encoding sulfonate ABC transporter, whose translation MVSLKCPICGGTVNVPDDALPGEIVEHECGAQLEVYNDKGRLALRLAEQVGEDWGE comes from the coding sequence ATGGTATCCTTAAAATGCCCCATTTGTGGAGGAACAGTAAACGTCCCAGACGACGCTTTGCCAGGGGAAATAGTAGAGCACGAATGTGGAGCCCAACTTGAGGTATATAACGACAAAGGTAGGTTAGCCCTTAGGTTAGCGGAGCAAGTAGGTGAGGACTGGGGAGAGTGA
- a CDS encoding aspartate aminotransferase family protein: protein MKMIKFYSSRNLRIVKGEGQYVWDDKGNKYLDLHAGHGVAFLGHNNKTVVEYLERQMSQIMTLTTAFDTPIREEMLRELHKVKAGNLDNVFLLNSGTEAVELALKTARKITGRKKVMAFKNSFHGRTFGSLAVTWNKKYREPFEPLPGPVEFLEFNNVEELKKIDESTGAVIVEPVQGEGGVIPATEEFMKELRRVTQEKGVLLIVDEVQAGFGRTGKVWAHQHFGITPDIMTAGKAIGGGFPVSATFMPDWIAEKLEEGDHGTTYGGNPMAAAAVTASVKVLLENNVPQQAWEKGQMFMRMLRESLSEFKSVREVRGLGLMIGVDLRLNPGKAIKVMQDNGVLSIKAGVTTIRFLAPFMINREDMEWALNALRKGIAETEGKISSS, encoded by the coding sequence ATGAAAATGATAAAGTTCTACTCCAGCAGGAACCTCAGGATAGTGAAGGGAGAAGGACAATATGTGTGGGACGACAAGGGTAACAAGTACCTCGACCTCCACGCAGGTCACGGCGTGGCCTTCCTCGGTCACAACAATAAGACAGTAGTAGAGTACCTAGAGAGGCAGATGTCTCAGATAATGACCTTAACCACGGCATTTGACACTCCAATAAGGGAGGAGATGCTAAGGGAGTTACACAAGGTTAAGGCTGGCAACTTGGATAACGTGTTCCTCCTGAACAGCGGGACAGAAGCGGTGGAGTTAGCGCTAAAGACGGCTAGGAAAATTACTGGAAGGAAGAAGGTTATGGCTTTCAAGAACTCCTTCCACGGGAGGACTTTTGGCTCCTTAGCAGTAACGTGGAACAAAAAGTACAGGGAGCCCTTTGAGCCCCTCCCTGGTCCCGTGGAGTTCCTTGAGTTTAACAACGTTGAGGAACTAAAGAAGATTGATGAAAGTACTGGGGCTGTCATAGTGGAGCCAGTACAAGGAGAAGGCGGTGTAATCCCGGCAACAGAGGAATTTATGAAGGAACTAAGAAGGGTAACCCAGGAGAAGGGTGTGCTCTTGATAGTAGACGAGGTACAAGCGGGTTTCGGAAGGACTGGAAAGGTGTGGGCTCATCAACACTTCGGCATAACTCCGGACATAATGACCGCGGGTAAGGCAATAGGCGGCGGGTTCCCTGTAAGCGCTACCTTTATGCCGGACTGGATAGCGGAGAAGCTAGAAGAAGGCGACCACGGAACTACCTATGGCGGTAACCCAATGGCTGCCGCGGCTGTCACGGCCTCAGTTAAAGTACTCCTAGAGAACAACGTACCCCAGCAGGCGTGGGAAAAGGGCCAGATGTTCATGAGGATGCTTAGGGAGTCGCTGTCCGAGTTTAAGTCTGTAAGAGAGGTCAGGGGACTAGGGTTAATGATAGGGGTAGACCTAAGGCTAAATCCAGGAAAAGCAATAAAGGTGATGCAGGACAACGGGGTTCTCTCCATAAAAGCTGGAGTAACAACTATAAGGTTCTTAGCACCATTTATGATCAACAGGGAGGATATGGAGTGGGCTTTAAATGCACTTAGAAAAGGAATCGCTGAAACAGAGGGCAAAATCTCTTCTTCTTGA
- the hxlB gene encoding 6-phospho-3-hexuloisomerase yields MYDITEFIIRGVRLIKPEQVEKMIDLLEEFYKTHRNGKVLVMGAGRSGLVGRAFAMRLLHLGYNAYVLGETITPAIGEKDIAIAISGSGKTRLIQTAAEAAKEAKATLVAITSYADSPIGRIADVVVEIPGRTKYSKNEDYFARQILGITEPLAPLGTLFEDTTQIFLDGVVAELMIRLKKSEEDLRQIHANIEL; encoded by the coding sequence ATGTACGATATAACTGAGTTCATAATTAGGGGAGTTCGATTAATAAAGCCCGAACAAGTAGAGAAGATGATAGACCTCCTGGAGGAATTCTACAAGACCCATAGGAATGGCAAAGTCCTCGTAATGGGGGCTGGAAGGAGTGGGCTCGTTGGTAGAGCGTTTGCGATGAGGCTTCTCCACTTGGGCTACAACGCCTACGTGTTGGGCGAGACCATTACACCTGCCATAGGGGAAAAGGACATAGCTATAGCCATATCGGGCTCTGGAAAAACTCGCCTTATACAGACCGCCGCTGAGGCAGCAAAGGAAGCCAAGGCCACGCTGGTCGCCATAACGAGCTACGCCGACAGCCCCATAGGCAGGATTGCAGACGTAGTAGTGGAGATCCCTGGGAGGACAAAGTACTCCAAGAACGAGGACTACTTCGCAAGGCAGATACTTGGCATAACAGAACCCCTAGCACCCTTGGGTACGTTATTTGAGGACACCACTCAGATATTCTTGGACGGCGTGGTCGCGGAACTCATGATAAGGTTAAAGAAGTCCGAGGAAGACTTGAGGCAGATCCACGCTAACATAGAGCTGTAA
- the lysX gene encoding lysine biosynthesis protein LysX, with protein sequence MILGIAYDLARWEEKNLFHEAQRLGHKVVPLFSKDFYVLFSEDNDLPSMDVVIQRNTSHSRAFSTSAILESLNYKVVNDSSTLMRCENKLVTTSILARHGIPVPKTGIAFSREHAFEIANKLGYPVVVKPVEGSWGRMVAKADNEDSLRSLFEYQEYTTMPYKYVYYVQEFVEKPDRDIRIFVVGDEAPVGIYRVNSRNWRTNTALGATAEPLKIDEELRELALKVKEVMGGFFLGIDVFEDKDRGYLVGEVNGVPEYKNTVRVNNFNLSEYLIRKLEEWIRK encoded by the coding sequence GTGATTTTAGGCATAGCGTACGACCTAGCCAGGTGGGAGGAGAAGAATCTCTTCCACGAGGCCCAGAGGCTAGGTCATAAGGTAGTGCCTTTATTTTCCAAGGATTTTTACGTCCTTTTCTCAGAGGACAACGATCTTCCGAGTATGGACGTGGTTATTCAGAGGAATACCTCCCACAGTAGGGCGTTTTCCACGTCGGCGATCTTGGAGAGCCTGAATTACAAAGTCGTCAACGACTCCTCCACGTTAATGCGGTGCGAAAACAAGCTTGTTACGACGTCCATCCTAGCTAGACACGGCATCCCTGTGCCCAAGACTGGCATAGCCTTCTCTAGGGAACACGCGTTTGAGATAGCTAACAAGCTGGGGTACCCAGTGGTAGTGAAACCAGTGGAAGGTAGTTGGGGCAGGATGGTAGCTAAGGCAGACAACGAGGACTCGCTGAGGAGCCTTTTCGAGTACCAGGAGTACACTACGATGCCCTACAAGTACGTTTACTACGTCCAGGAGTTCGTGGAGAAGCCGGACAGGGACATAAGGATATTCGTCGTGGGGGACGAGGCGCCCGTAGGAATATACAGGGTTAACTCAAGGAACTGGAGGACTAACACAGCGCTTGGAGCAACTGCAGAACCGTTGAAGATAGACGAAGAACTAAGGGAGTTAGCGTTAAAGGTTAAGGAAGTCATGGGGGGGTTCTTCTTGGGCATAGACGTCTTCGAGGACAAAGACAGGGGCTATTTGGTGGGTGAAGTAAATGGAGTTCCAGAATATAAAAACACAGTTAGGGTAAACAATTTTAACCTATCGGAATACTTGATCAGAAAGCTCGAGGAGTGGATTAGGAAATGA
- a CDS encoding [LysW]-aminoadipate/[LysW]-glutamate kinase, with product MIVVKAGGRVIRDNFEQLVSSLSKFNEKVVFVHGGGDIVSEYSKRIGVEPVFVTSPEGIRSRYTSKEELEVFIMVMNLINKRIVTGLVSKGKKAIGITGADGPSVMAQRKKKIVIIDERGRKRIIEGGYTGKITSVNSDYIVSLFSSVDSVVVAPLAVDLEENTLLNVDGDQMAFSIAKTVKAEALVFLTDVEGVLFEGKVVPKMSVTEAKEMSKNVGAGMNRKLLMAAEAVESGVGKVIISSGKIEDAINNALKGNGTVIV from the coding sequence ATGATAGTCGTAAAAGCAGGTGGAAGGGTAATAAGGGACAACTTTGAGCAGTTAGTTAGCAGTCTGAGCAAGTTTAACGAAAAGGTCGTATTCGTCCACGGGGGCGGGGACATAGTATCCGAGTACTCCAAGAGGATTGGAGTAGAGCCAGTATTTGTGACCTCCCCTGAGGGAATAAGAAGCAGGTACACGAGCAAGGAGGAACTGGAAGTCTTTATCATGGTAATGAACTTAATTAATAAAAGAATAGTTACAGGCTTAGTCAGCAAGGGGAAGAAGGCTATAGGGATTACAGGGGCGGACGGACCTTCAGTTATGGCCCAGAGGAAGAAGAAAATAGTCATCATAGACGAGAGGGGAAGGAAAAGGATCATTGAAGGGGGTTACACGGGCAAAATTACTTCAGTTAACTCAGACTACATAGTCTCCCTCTTCTCAAGTGTGGACAGCGTAGTTGTAGCGCCGTTAGCTGTCGATTTAGAGGAGAACACTCTCCTAAACGTTGATGGAGATCAAATGGCCTTTAGTATAGCAAAGACGGTCAAGGCCGAGGCCCTAGTTTTCTTGACCGACGTAGAGGGTGTGCTATTTGAAGGCAAGGTGGTTCCCAAGATGAGTGTAACAGAGGCAAAGGAGATGTCGAAAAATGTTGGGGCAGGTATGAACAGGAAACTACTCATGGCAGCTGAGGCTGTGGAGTCAGGAGTAGGCAAGGTTATAATATCTTCTGGAAAAATAGAAGACGCAATAAACAACGCGTTAAAAGGAAACGGAACGGTGATAGTTTGA
- a CDS encoding Lrp/AsnC family transcriptional regulator, translating to MSSKVDDKDLKILEFLKKNARTPYTIIAKELKISEAAVRKRIEKLIRQDVIKRFTIEYELENEVKAIVMVKSTPQIPTPEISKKIVKISGVETVYETTGDYDIIVIVRGINIASINKTIDEIRSIQGVIGTNSTIILRTWF from the coding sequence TTGAGTTCCAAGGTAGACGACAAGGACCTAAAGATATTGGAGTTTCTAAAGAAAAACGCTAGGACACCTTATACTATCATAGCAAAGGAACTTAAAATAAGCGAGGCTGCGGTTAGGAAAAGAATAGAGAAGTTGATAAGGCAGGACGTCATCAAGAGGTTTACCATAGAATACGAGCTGGAGAACGAAGTGAAGGCAATTGTGATGGTCAAGTCTACTCCGCAGATTCCCACCCCTGAGATATCCAAGAAGATAGTTAAGATCTCGGGCGTGGAAACTGTTTACGAGACCACTGGGGACTACGACATCATAGTCATAGTGAGGGGAATAAACATAGCCTCAATCAATAAAACGATAGATGAGATTAGGAGCATTCAGGGTGTGATAGGTACTAACAGTACTATAATACTTCGTACGTGGTTTTAA